Proteins co-encoded in one Bacillota bacterium genomic window:
- a CDS encoding protein arginine kinase — protein MSFEDMVRRHVRGWIVGDGPEADVVLGTRVRLARNVRDVPFPGVASAEQLHTVVDMARQAIAGLDARSGGPLKFMRMSEVAPLERELLVERHLISPMHTQDVREKAFAVRDDEAVSVMINEEDHLRIQTLFAGFQLEEALNLADRVDDRLSEVLEYAFSERAGYLTAWPTNVGTGLRASVMLHLPALAMTNRLQQVLGAVARFGVAVRGLYGEGTESIGNIFQISNQVSLGRSEDEILKHLANLAREVIGHERSSRQRMSQDRRALEDRVWRSYGVLRYSRAITSQEAMQRLSDVRLGIDLGIIKGLDQRILKELLVLIRPAHLQSFMGRELSPAERDVHRAAMIRERIRLQETPQA, from the coding sequence CGCCTGGCACGCAACGTCAGGGACGTCCCGTTCCCCGGCGTGGCCAGCGCCGAGCAGCTCCACACCGTCGTCGACATGGCGCGGCAGGCCATCGCAGGCCTCGACGCCCGGTCGGGCGGGCCGTTGAAGTTCATGCGGATGAGCGAGGTGGCGCCGCTCGAGCGGGAACTGCTGGTGGAGCGCCACCTGATCAGCCCCATGCACACGCAGGACGTGCGGGAAAAGGCGTTCGCCGTCCGGGACGACGAGGCCGTCAGCGTTATGATCAACGAAGAGGACCACCTGCGCATCCAGACGCTGTTCGCCGGTTTTCAACTGGAAGAGGCCCTAAACCTGGCCGACCGGGTCGACGACCGGCTGTCGGAGGTGCTGGAGTACGCCTTCTCGGAGCGGGCAGGCTACCTCACGGCCTGGCCTACCAACGTGGGCACGGGCTTGCGGGCCTCGGTGATGCTCCACCTGCCGGCTCTAGCCATGACCAACCGGCTGCAGCAGGTGCTGGGCGCGGTGGCGCGGTTTGGGGTGGCGGTCCGAGGGCTTTACGGCGAGGGAACGGAATCGATCGGCAATATATTCCAGATTTCAAACCAGGTGAGCCTGGGGCGCAGCGAGGACGAAATTCTCAAGCATCTGGCCAATCTGGCCCGAGAAGTGATCGGGCACGAGCGCTCGTCCCGGCAGCGGATGAGCCAGGACCGGCGGGCGCTCGAGGACAGGGTCTGGCGCTCGTACGGGGTGCTGCGGTATTCTCGGGCCATCACGTCCCAGGAGGCGATGCAGCGCCTTTCCGACGTGAGGCTCGGGATCGACCTGGGCATCATCAAGGGCCTGGATCAGCGGATTTTGAAGGAGCTTCTGGTGTTGATCCGCCCGGCGCACCTGCAGAGCTTCATGGGCCGGGAACTCTCCCCGGCGGAGCGCGACGTGCACCGGGCCGCCATGATTCGAGAACGCATCCGCCTGCAGGAGACACCGCAGGCGTAG